Genomic window (Chryseobacterium bernardetii):
TGATAATCAATGGGTAAACTTTTGGATATATTGAGTTCTCCGGGCCTCAGAAATGCCTAATACCTGCTGAATATAGGCATCTGTAGAACCATATTTTTTATCGATCTCCCTAAAAGCCGCATCAAGATATCTTTTTTCTACCCAACTTAACTTTTCCAAAACCTGCAAATCCATGTTTGGATATAAGAAATGTAAATTGTTTGCCAGCCTTAATCTTTTCTCTACCAAAGGTTTCCTGAAATTATTAGATAAAAGGTATTCATTATAGATCGTTTCTTTGTCGAACTTCAATATGGTCAGGATTAAAGCCGTAACGATTCCGGTCCTGTCTTTTCCAGCAGTACAGTGGTACAGAATAGGTTTATCAGAATCAAGAATCTCTGTAATGATTGTTTTTATCGTCTGTGGATTTTCCGTAACATATTCACGGTAGAAACCGATCATTCTTTGGTCTGCATCAGAAGCATTTACTTTTCCTTTCAGAACCAGTTTTCTGGCTTGTGATAACTGATCTCCTTCATCTTCAAAAGCTGAATATTTCTTATAGGTGATCCCATTCGGAAGATGATCAGGTTTTTCAGAAATCTCTTTTGAATTCCTTAAATCTATAATTTCAGAAATTCCCAGTTTCCCCAATTCATCAAATGATTTCTTTTTAAATTGATGAAGATGGGCACTTCTGTACAGCATTCCTTCTTTTAAAGTTCGTCCTTCTGTATTTTTAATATTGCCTACCGCCCGGAAATTATGAACTTTTTTGATCCTAATCACTTTTTCCACTTCATTTTTACCATATTCCGGGGCTTCAAAATGCTGTGTTTGGCATGAGAACATACAGCATAATGAAATCGTAATAACTGATATTTTGATTAATTTACTCAATGGCTTTTTGTTTAACCACAAAAGGTACAAAAGTCTTTGAACACTTAAGTTCTTTTTTAAAGCTATTCTACATTTATGGTTTTCAAAAAAACTAACGTGTTATTCTAAAGCATATTTTGAGCTTATTTAACTGAACTACAGTGTTTCTAAATAAGCCTTTATAACTTTTGTGGTTTAAGATTTATTTTAAGTTTTGGCTAAAGCAATGGAGTTTAGTTACTTATTGAACAGACTAAAGCCCCAATCACAAATAATTTTTCCCGATAAAAATCAACAGATCTCCTGTTTCATAGGTAATGGAAACCTCATCTTCAACCGCAAAATTACGGGTTCCGATTCTTGAAATAATATTCAAACTTCCGCTATCCAAAGGCCAGTTCAATCCCTTTGTGGTAATATTTTCAGCTGTAGGAAACGGATACAGGGAAACCATTTTATC
Coding sequences:
- a CDS encoding tyrosine-protein phosphatase — encoded protein: MSKLIKISVITISLCCMFSCQTQHFEAPEYGKNEVEKVIRIKKVHNFRAVGNIKNTEGRTLKEGMLYRSAHLHQFKKKSFDELGKLGISEIIDLRNSKEISEKPDHLPNGITYKKYSAFEDEGDQLSQARKLVLKGKVNASDADQRMIGFYREYVTENPQTIKTIITEILDSDKPILYHCTAGKDRTGIVTALILTILKFDKETIYNEYLLSNNFRKPLVEKRLRLANNLHFLYPNMDLQVLEKLSWVEKRYLDAAFREIDKKYGSTDAYIQQVLGISEARRTQYIQKFTH